The following is a genomic window from Mya arenaria isolate MELC-2E11 chromosome 4, ASM2691426v1.
caaataatttcaaatgattttaaatgacaaTGTATGAGCACCTTTtcttttgttgaaaacaaaataaatctcaTTTCTACTGTTAAGTTCCATTTTCCATTCCATTTTCCTCCTCATTGCTGGGCTGGTGCTGTAAACCAAGTCCGTTCAGCCCTTGGACTAGATCACTCAACTTCTGAGCTAGTTTTGACTTGTCAATCTTGGTTTGAAATCGTTGTCCtgaaaatataatagaaatgaCGCTTTTCTGTTTAATTTACATCAAACCACATTCCAgaaacaaatttaatcaaagacTCATTGAAAGCTGAGCTGAACTTGAATGTTTCTGTCTTCAAAACTATCAAAATCCAGGTATATGGCATAtaagttatttattaatgcatttctCTCTCGTCAGAGTGATGGTTACAGTATTCATTGAATCATAAAGGTGTAAACatctgtaccaagttttatgtgAACATCGTCAATGGTTATCAAGTGACATTGCATTTAAGTTTTGGTCATCATCAATACAATCATGACGGACAAGCCGAATCAAGTCGAATCAAGTCGTTGACCAGAGATCAATATACCTGTACCACCCCAATAAAGGGGGAGAGGTCTTGTGGTTAAGGTGAATAAGCTGTCCACCCCTCACCCAAGAGTTTAAGGGTTTTAATCCTACTAGTGGTACGTTcccatggcctctcaaaaaaaGGAGTACTGGTTTTTACTACTCTGGTTTCTTCCACCTGATTGAGTCTTATAAGATTACAGCTAGATTCACAATTGCATTagaataaattagtataaatgAACCATGAACCCTTACCATCCCACTCCCAAGTGTTGAGAATATCGACCAGATCTTTGTGGACGGAGCCCAGGAACCCTGTTGCCTTGACGATAAGGTCGTTTAACTTACTCTCATCATCATCTGAAAATAAACCACtcttatattaaatttattgaaacatgaaTGCTTAGTATGCAAATTTAACAGCACAGTCACCCAAATATAGTATCACTTTATGACTTTGATATTAGCAAGTAAACTTCATGATTTATAACAGGTATTGAGCAGAATTATAGAAGTTAAttataatttccattttttctttacaatacTCTAGTCTGTTTCCTCAGACCATCAAGGGGCTAGCTTGATAATTATCAAAGCCAGTGTTATAGATCTTGGAACGTATATATCTGTTTTGCCAATGGTAATATTTGTCCTAAGTTTCATGTGAGTATCTTGAACAGGTTTTAATTATTACCTTGGTCAACAATTCTGCGgaacaaaatatgcaaaatcaaGGAAATGACAATACATCAACTTTTCTTCTTCAAACTAAATGAACAGCTCACAAAATTTAATCAGTACCTTTAGGAGGTAGAATACAGTAAGCAATGATGTTACGAAGTGATCTCAAGGTCATCTCACAGGTCGTAACCTTGGTGACGGGTCTGCTTGGCTCCTCGGTGCTGCTTTGTCTGTAATAATTAAaaggtcatttttttatttctacatATGTTCATGTTCATATTGAATATATGGACCTAAAGTAAGGAGGTAACAAAGTCATGACTCTCAAGAagagatgtttgtaaaacatgtatgcaCAACGACATTGGTTATGACCTCTCCACCAAGATTATGACTTTAAGCCGAAGCCTTCAGACATGGTTTGGTATACTGCCAGACCAACCAACTAGTGGGGGTGcataataatattgtaatttcCATATTGCTAATATTAACTATGATTACATTTTTACATGGTCAAAATTAGACCTGCACTATAAAAATACTTACAAGGCTTATGTAAGAtctggattttatatagcagggtttgttaaaaaataataatgtcaaGCACTAGTATATGAGCTTGTTTGTCTAAAAGTAGAACTTTCAAGATTGTCCAATACCCCTGAACTTAATGGAATACCCGTTATTTCAGCCTTTCATTTTCATACCCCAGTACTGTTAGCAACAAAAGAAAGAGCTTATATTTTGGTcacttttttcttaaaccacAGCCTTGgaatattacatgtatatctactATGGCTTGTCACAGAACATGAAGTAACAAACCTATATTTTCTCTTTCTGAGGATGGGATTGTGGGACTCTATGAGGGGTTTCAGTGTCAGCTGACATTCTGGGGTTCTCAGTATGGTCAACTGCTGGGCGTGAGCCAGGTTTATATCCTCCAGACTTTGCTGAAGAGAACAAAAAGGGAAAAATTCAAGTTTTTGACATATCATATAATTCAATTGACTGGAGTTAATTTTTGGATGACTTCAACATAGTTTTgatgtttataattatgagaGGATCAAACCTTGTTAGCAATGACAGTGGAAGAATGCAGCTAACTGTTGGCATGTTATAACAAGGGAAGTTTGGTGCCAACCTCAATGCTGATTCAATTTACATGTTCTTGTCTTCGTGGAATACTCATGAAACTTATCATACCTTATAATACCAGCAATGACACAGCGAGGGAATGCAGTTTTCTGTTGAGATGTTCTAACTGTGGATGTTAACTGGTATATGATATACATGAAACTATACAATACCTTATCAGCAATGACAGCGGGTGAATGCAGTTCTGTGTCAGGGGCGTCTTCCAACCAGGAAAGTTTGGTGACATCCTCGATGTTGAGACGGTATGAGGGGTCTACATGTAGCAAGCTGAAGTATGGAAGCCAACAGACTACAATTGTTTTTCAGAACTGGTTTGAGGTAGATCAATTtgtctattttttattatgaaaatactgACACATACTGATAAATAGACGCATACTGATAAGTTCAGTAGTGTTGAGTCAATACAATTAACAGAGGACTCAAATTTGGTAAATTAATTTGTCCTTTTAACCACCTGTTTCGCCCTGTCAGACACAAGGCAACATTACCTTTGAACCACCTTTTTCGCCCTGTCAGACACGTGGCAACATTACCTTTGAACCACCTTTTTCACCCTGTCAGACACGTGGCAACATTACCTTTGAACCACCTGTTTCGCCGTCAGACACATGGCAACATTACCTTTTAACGACCTGTTTCGCCCTGTTAGACACAAGGCAACATTACCTTTTAACCACCTGTTTCGCCCTGTCAGACACAAGGCACCATTACCTTTTAACCACCTGTTTTGCCCTGTCAGACACGTGGCAACATTACCTTTGAACCACCTGTTTCTCCCTGTCAGACACATGGCAACATTACCTTTTAACCACCTTTTTCGCCCTGTCAGACACATGGCAACATTACCTTTTAACGACCTGTTTCACCCTGTCAGACACAAGGCAACATAACCTTTTAACCACCTGTTTCACCCTGTCAGACACGTGGCACCATTACCTTTTAACGACCTGTTTCGCCCTGTCAGACACAAGGCAACATTACCTTTGAATCACTGCTTTCGCCCTGTCAGACACACGGCACCATTACCTTTTAACCACCTCTTTCACCCTGTCAGACATGTTTCGCCTTGTCAGACACATGGCAACATTACCTTTTAACCACCTCTTTCGCCCTGTCAGACACATGGCAACATGACCTTTTAACCACATCTTTCGCCCTGTCAGACACAAGGCAACATTACCTTTGAACCACATCTTTCACCCTGTCAGACACAAGGCAACATTACCTTTTAACCACTTCTTTTGCCCTGTCAGACACATGGCACCATTACCTTTGAACCACTTTTTTCGCCCTGTCAGGCACACGGCACCATTACCTTTTAACGACATGTTTCACCCTGTCAGACACATGGCAACAATACCTTTTAACGACCTGTTTCCCCCTGTCAGTCACATGGCCACATTACCTTTTAATGACCCGTTTCCCCCTGTCAGACACATGGCGACATTTCCTTTTAATGACCTGTTTCCCCCTGTCAGTCACATGGCGACATTACCTTTTAACGACCTGTTTCGCTCTGTCAGACACATGGCACCACTCATCTTCTGGGAAATCATACTCTCCAGAAAGAATTTTCCTTCGCATCTCCACAGTGATCTGTCGACTCGGAGTTTCCGAGTAAAAGGGGGGATAACCACACAGCATGATGTACAGGATCACGCCAAGACTCCACATGTCACATGACTGAAATAGTGAAGCATGCTTGACTATGTAAACCATTGCTTAAAAGAATTGCTcttagtttaatttaatatgctttagtaaatttgtgaaattatgactattgtgtataaataaattaaggGCAGGGAAATCTTAACCAACAATACCATCATCTTAATCAATATAACCAATTaatttgcaaatttaaatttgtaataagtCAGCGGAGATCTTTAATTCTTGGAAAatgcatactttttttaaatttcaatataaaatttgttttaccTTGTCATATGTATATGGTATTGAGGTGGGAATGATGCCTTTTTTCAACTTGGCTTGGTGTCTGTGAGCTTCTAGAACCTGAAGACATATAATGAAAAATTCATTATCATGGAACTCTTTATTGTGCTTTTTCCCACCATTCTGGGAAAGGGGTCAGAAAATTTCTGATTGAGTAAAATGTGTTATCATAACCAGGGCTTCCCTAAAGTTTATAACCTCAATCGGTCTGTCCCAGCGACAACTcacccccccccaaaaaaaaaagatccCCCCCCAAAAGACCTGTTCAAAAGtccaattatatataatttataactaTTCAATTGGAAACTCCCATTCTGCCTTCTATTACAAAAGATGCTATAAGAAATAAACAGAGAAAGTACCAGTACAGCATCAGTATTTTATGatcgtcttgagtctgagtctcGAGACTCAAGACATTAGTGATTATGGCACCAGAACAATAATACTGCTTTTTCTAAATCTTATCAAAATGGGCATTCTagaagataattgtgaaaatgaATGACCAGAATTTAATCATATTCTTACGTTGTTTGTttagaatatgtttttttgtaaaagtaaacTCTGCTATTTCTCATTTATTGGTTTATCTTTTACATTTTCACATCTGGTGACAACAgcttttgaacatatgagcgatttccacagcgcaatacatacatgtattcaggGCTGGAGTATACTGAAGAattcaaactttgaaaatacattgcAAGACATTTCTTTACAgagtaaaattgaaacttgggTAGTTGGAAACATCAGATCGCTCGAGGATTTAGCTCGGTCGTCGGCGTCCttgagcgatcgcagttttactgtagttatataaacatacaaattttatatatatggcagttaaaatcttaaaatacttcaattaaacacatttctcacatttttcttcaaattgataaaatttaagCTTACAGGCATTTTCGAccttagggctattccatttaaacatataacccccgagggaaaggcacttttaaattatgcccccccccccccctacagaagcaaatttaccctagtggggtccaaattagcgaaaaaGGGCCGCacctatatactatttaaataattgcctccCCCCGTAGggtatatgttttactggaatagcccttagcTAACTGTCGCTTTTCTCCAATTCCCTGCCCCTTTTAAAACCTGGCTGAAAcccagggatgtgattgacctggcagccaAAGGGCTGAAAATTTTTCAGCCATGAGTTTATGGGGCGCTCTTGGGGTCAAAAGCgcactgctgtagaagaaaaaatggctttttagaagctcttttgagggctctccttACTTTAATTTTGAagcaaacttgaatattaacttaaacaactgaaagcaaaaaaaaaaaaaattcaggtaaaaaacattgattttttttgggggggggggggggggtctctggggccattagatccgcggaattccgcggacaaatcacatccctgaaacCGTACTTGTATGTTCATACCTGAGGTGCCCCTATACTGTGCTTGTATGTTCATACCTGAGGTGCCCCTATACCGTGCTTGAATGTTCATACCTGAGGTGCCCCTATACCGTACTTGTATGCTCATACCTGAGGTGCCCCTATACCGTACTTGTATACTCATACCTGAGGTGCCCCTATACCGTACTTGTATGCTCATACCTGAGGTGCCCCTATACCGTACTTGTATACTCATACCTGAGGTGCCCCTATACCGTACTTGTATGTTCATACCTGAGGTGCCCCTATACCGTACTTGTATACTCATACCTGAGGTACCCTATACCGTACTTGTATGTTCATACCTGAGGTGCCCCTATACCGTACTTGTATGTTCATACCTGAGGTGCCCCTATACCGTACTTGTATGTTCATACCTGAGGTGCCCCTATACCGTACTTGTATGTTCATACCTGAGGTGCCCCTATACCGTACTTGTATACTCATACCTGAGGTGCCCCTATACCGTACTTGTATGCTCATACCTGAGGTGCCCCTGTACCGTACTTGTATACTCATACCTGAGGTGCCCCTATACCGTACTTGTATGCTCATACCTGAGGTGCCCCTATACCGTACTTGTATACTCATACCTGAGGTGCCCCTATACCGTACTTGTATGCTCATACCTGAGGTGCCCCTATACCGTACTTGTATACTCATACCTGAGGTGCCCCTATACCGTACTTGTATGCTCATACCTGAGGTGCCCCTATACCGTACTTGTATACTCATACCTGAGGTGCCCCTATACCGTACTTGTATGCTCATACCTGAGGTACCCTATACCGTACTTGTATACTCATACCTGAGGTGCCCCTATACCGTACTTGTATGTTCATACCTGAGGTACCCTATACCGTACTTGTATGTTCATACCTGAGGTGCCCCTATACCGTACTTGTATACTCATACCTGAGGTACCCTATACCGTACTTGTATACTCATACCTGAGGTGCCCCTATACCGTACTTGTATGTTCATACCTGAGGTACCCTATACCGTACTTGTATACTCATACCTGAGGTGCCCCTATACCGTACTTGTATGTTCATACCTGAGGTACCCTATACCGTACTTGTATGTTCATACCTGAGGTGCCCCTATACCGTACTTGTATACTCATACCTAAGGTACCCTATACCGTACTTGTATACTCATACCTGAGGTGCCCCTATACCGTACTTGTATACTCATACCTGAGGTGTCCCTATACCGTACTTGTATACTCATACCTGAGGTGCCCCTATACCGTACTTGTATACTCATACCTGAGGTGCCCCTATACCGTACTTGTATACTCATACCTGAGGTACCCTATACCGTACTTGTATGTTCATACCTGAGGTGCCCCTATACCGTACTTGTATGTTCATACCTGAGGTGCCCCTATACCGTACTTGTATGTTCATACCTGAGGTGCCCCTATACCGTACTTGTATGTTCATACCTGAGGTGCAACATAGTAGGGTGTGAAGTATGGAGTTTGTAGATTGCCGTCGTCAATCTTGGCAAAACCAAAGTCAGACAACTTCAGCTCCGCATcctggaaatgtttaaaaagtgaataaaacacaataaatttaaattatccTTAACTGCTTGCTTAACTACACTACAAATGTTTGAAAGACTTGTTTCAGTTGTGATAAGTACAAAAAGGTTCACACAGTAATGTACCTTCTCaaagacaccagatggtcccaaaatcagtTGCCCagttaaatcatatctgtttatgactgcagataaatatactgaggctatttttaaacttttccattttacgtggtagacaaccccagtaaatttcacATTGAAAAAATGTGCAAAAGCTGTGAAAGATGCAAGTGttgtaagcaatgtgatacatcaataagtaagattcaatgcgttgtacacaacgatgttAATTTGATGTAAATTTTTGACGATTTCCTTTTTTCCTTTCAATTGTATGATCTGGTGTCTATTCCCTTTAACACCCTCTGTTGCAACAtggcatgtacatgtacacatacctcTGTGTTGTCAGTGAGGAGTATATTTTCAGGTTTGAGGTCCCTGTGAGCTACATTGAGGCTGTGACAATGGCGGACTGCTATTGCTATCTGGAAgtttaataacattatacacTACAACTTTGATAATTCACAAAATACATATAGTGCAACATCCAACAAAGGCAATGCCATCAGGAATCCttactttttttgtcaaacaaaattttatttttaaaaaacagtaCCAAAACCAACtaattgcaatatttgttttaaacaatttctcaAACAACAATTGAGCGCTTTTTAACGAGCCGTAATCATGAATCAGAGAAGTTTCTGCTTCcaatatttgaaacatgcaGTAGTTGCCTGCTGTTCAAGTGACAATAATTATGCAGTAGTCATGTATCAacttaaatgtctgaaaaatatttactgcaaggaaaaacaaaaaaagggAAACAGACATAAATGAAATCAAGCTTAAACCTTTGCATTTGATTCTGACAATACATGATTTTGCTTTCTTTTTTGATGTTTTGCACTTTAATATGTacaaagtaaaattaaaaacaaactctCTGCATA
Proteins encoded in this region:
- the LOC128229824 gene encoding MAP kinase-activated protein kinase 5-like yields the protein MAEGGKNSPKTKTQSILLDYDVEWNQKLGTGISGPVRPCRKKKTGKRYALKCLPDTHKSQTEVNLHLMCNGHPNIVQVHDVYANDIQFPGEKQPKAYLLMVMEMMEGGELFDRISRERRFTENKAAKFFRKIAIAVRHCHSLNVAHRDLKPENILLTDNTEDAELKLSDFGFAKIDDGNLQTPYFTPYYVAPQVLEAHRHQAKLKKGIIPTSIPYTYDKSCDMWSLGVILYIMLCGYPPFYSETPSRQITVEMRRKILSGEYDFPEDEWCHVSDRAKQVVKSLLHVDPSYRLNIEDVTKLSWLEDAPDTELHSPAVIADKQSLEDINLAHAQQLTILRTPECQLTLKPLIESHNPILRKRKYRQSSTEEPSRPVTKVTTCEMTLRSLRNIIAYCILPPKDDDESKLNDLIVKATGFLGSVHKDLVDILNTWEWDGQRFQTKIDKSKLAQKLSDLVQGLNGLGLQHQPSNEEENGMENGT